The nucleotide sequence GCATTACTTCAGAGTATCTGAGTAGTGCTTGTGATGTCATAAACATATGTCCAAAACTAACCACCAGGTAACGATAGGAGAGATTCCTGACTGCAGACATCAAACTACATGCTTCCACTTTAATAAACAATCACGGATACGCGGAACGTTTAGTGATTATACAGCAGAGATGGCCTTTGACTAATGAACCACATGGTAATAATGCTATGGAATTCAATTGCAAACCAATGTTATGTATCCTTTGACACGTTCGCTTCAAACATTCACACCCTCCTTCCACCAAACTGTGCTACGCTTCTACCTGACTCTCTGCACGTTTCGGTTGACCGCCAGTCGGCGCTGCgatctttttctgtttttgcgACGACGGAGGCTGTGATTTGATGGCGATGAGTCTTTCGACCATCGCGCGGCCGTACTTGATCCGGCTGTACAGGTCTCTGGTGCATCCATACTGTTCCATCAGCTGGCAACGGAAGCTACGAGACTCTCGGTTCTGATCGATGTAGGTCACTGCTCCCATCAGCGGACACACGATGATCTTGGTGTGGTCCGtgaagaaattaatctgaaaCCGAAAATAAAACAGGTCAGAAATAGTGTAAACTTCTGAATGTAGCTTTTCAAGTACATTTGCTGTAATCTACTGTGACAGAACAGAAATTGAAGTACTTCACTGCAGTTAAGGTGGGTTGTTTCTTTTGGCTTGGTGAACTATTTAGCTGTTTTCCCCCTATTCGGTTCTCTTTTGTTAGGGGGTAGGGGGAGAGGGAGTGGCAGTAGGGGAATGCTTGCTTACACTGAGACTTTGAAAAAATGCTGCAGGTGTATCAACAAGGGAAAATCCAATCAAACTAAATACAAACCATTTGAAAATAACATTTAGCTACAAAAGAAGTTAACTCAGTGAGGTCACCGTTTCAAATCCCATTCTGTCAAAAAGTGGAAGCGTTCGTACAAACTCACTCCAAGACATCCCACCATTTTGAAGCCCTTCTTAACTAGCGACGGTGTAACTCATAAACATGGTAGTAGCACATTTCCAAAGGAAGAGGAGAAAAATCTTTTTGTTGTATTCTTTAAGTATGATGGCTATAAGCTTTCATACTGTGAAATTATAAGAAACATGTACAAGCTTCATAGACTGTACACAAGACCGTTGGCCTTGCATCGGGTTCACAACAAGAAGAAATTTCTTCTTCGCTTTTTTCCCCGATGGTGGAAAATGCTGGCTCAAAACATTGATGGCTTTTATATAGTTATCAGACATGACCAAACAATGGTTTCAATGAGAAAGATGAATTTCCAGTTTTACCTGCATAGTTCCGTTGCTGAGGTGTAGAACAATGGCACTCCGGGTGCGGAACCATGAATTCATGAACGGAAGTCTGGCCAGGGCATCGGAGTCACGTGGGGTCATAGTAGCACCTGTCTGTTGTATGGAAGAGATGTTGGaatccaaatgaaatttgagttATCTTGTTACATGTATGTAATTACCTTTCTCTACTGTATATCAATTTAAGTGTTCATCTGTTTTGTTGTGCGAATACAGTGCTAACCAATAGTTCTTTAAGCTCGCATTGGGAATGGTATTCCCTGCAGCTATCATAAGACTAGTGCAAAaacattggaaaaaaaattgataaaggCAACTACCGAGCAATAAAAACTGTCATTTATTAACAATCTTTCCAGTTCATGCAAAGTGAATTTTAGGGATATGTTTGAAAAGTTTTGTAGACCTGTAATAGATAGTAAGCAGTACAGCCCCAGTGCTCCACCCCCTGCGATTGTTCAAGTTTACTTTGGTACTTTGGTACAAAGGCCACTCCGCACGGCTGATTGtcaatatatttatgtttttcccTTGGGATAAACTTCAAATCTAATGTTGAAATTTGGCAGAAttagatatttttgtttttaactgtcCAAAATATTATACCATGTTACCAATAACGGTTTGAAGGTTTGTCTACAAAAGTTCTGCCAGAAATGGGTAGCAACTTCAATGCAGTCATTGCCAGAGAAGAACTTTTCCTTTTTCAGGAAAACTTTTAATCTAGTCACTACACTGAAGGATCGTTCTGTGGTATTTGTTGTAACCCTCGAGAAATCtacaatacacacaaacacttaACCCAGGTTACAGGTGGTATACCCAATAATAACACACACATGTGAACAAAAGGAACAATGCTGTGCTATGGCATTAATGTCATAGAAGATGTAAAACCTTCCTTTTTTTGCTAAATAGAAAATCACTCATTAATGTTTCAAAACCAATATCAAGAATGAGCAAACATCAGCAACCAATTCTTAGCACAGTTTCTCAACCATATTTTAAATCTGAGAATTTGGTGCGACATTTGTCTTGTGATGTTATTTTGTCTAAATCGTTGCTTGTTTGGCAAGGAAAGATTCACTTCAAATACCGTGTAAGAAATAAGAGTGAGTTCGGTGAGGGGAAGGGTGGGAGATACTGTAGGTCTATGAAAGGCCAACAGGAACATTTAATGTGTAAACGGTTGCACAATGAGGTGACAGTAGCTTACCTTCAAGAGATGTTCAGTCATGTAATTTCTAAAGTAAGTAAGAAGAGTGACTTTCTTCTTAAGTGATTCGGGGTAAGAAGACATCATAGGGTAGGATTCGTTCCATTCTCTGTCAATGTACTCTAGATTTctagaaaataacaacaaagcaaaaatgagaaaatgGAGGATAAGGGATGAGAGGGAGAGGATAGAAGACATACACAGGGCAGCCCCACCCAGCACTAAAACttccgcccagcactgtcttcaAAATCGTGAATCACGCCCAGCACTATTatcatctaaaatcctgacattcctaacaatatatttcaccaaaaaaatgtaaattgttagcaaaactagtgtatgtgcttaaaaagctacacaagtgccagcatttggcatctgagcaacttcaaaaatcgaaaagtttctcaaaggggagggggacacctcctcccccttagacccctcccccaggacggcaatcaggcatcctgggcacatccctgcatacATATACATCAATGTTTAGGATACAACTTTTGAACTGCTGTTTACAACCTCAACATCCCTGTTACTGCACTGGAATGTGAGATTTTATTCAACTGAAGGAAAATACAACATGTCCAACACAGCAAAATACTTCTTGCCACTGAACAAATGGAAAACTATCATGTAACTCTTTGTCAGGGCAAGTGTTAAGTTACAACATTTGGTAATCAATCATGAAAAAAATCTGACcgatttggaatttttttgttttcattatttaatgTGCGACAATTACCGCTGTGGATCAGAAATAAGAGTAGACCTGCTCATTCTGCTTTTAAACATAAATTCACATACCAATCCATTTAAACAACAAATTTGATACCTAACGCATGGTCTTTGCCTATAACCTCATCAGCTGAGGGTTACCAGACAATTCATTTTACACTACTGTGTAAAACAGTGCCTTACTTACCAAACCTGTCTGCAACATCCAAATTTTGAGGTTAAAATAGCAAAATCCGAAACTTTTAGATGGGAGAGCAGGGTCAGTTGAGGGTTACCAGAACAAGGCACAGACCAAAATAATGTCTTGTTTTGACAAAGTATTACACAACTACCCTACCAATGAAACACATTGATCAAAGACATGGAGAGGTATCTTGttctaaatgtatatatataatatatcataaataaatacagtaccatatattaaagtgctgttatcatgaaataaaacatgctcaagagcactgtacaaaagaaccaaaacctggaatataaaattaccaaacttaagaaaacaaatgtaaaaatGCAGAATAGGAGGGTCCACCCGGAATTCATCATATCACAGCTATGAACCTTTCATCCAGATGTCGACACTTGGTATATACAGTAACTAACATCACTTTTGGAGCAATTAGTGACAGTGAGATTCTGAGAATAAAAGACATTCGTGAACACTAATGCTTATTCAGGATACATTTGCTCTCCACACTATATAAAAGGGCCTGATCAAGATTTGTTAATACCAAGAGGTCTTACCCTCTTGGCAGTGGGTTAATCTATGATGGTCTGTGTACCTTCAACTGACCCTGCTCTCCCATCTAAAGGTTGCAGATTTTGCTATTTAACCTCAAAATGTTGATGTTGCAGACAGTTTTGGTAAGTAAGGCAATGTTCTACATAGCAGTGTAAAATGAATAGTCTGGTAACCCTCAACTGACCCTAGCCTCCCATCTAAAGGTTGTAGAGTTTGCATTCAAACCTGAAACTGTACTGTTGCAGACAGTTTTGGTTAAACGCTGTTCTACATAGCAGTGTAAAATGAATCGTCTTGTAAGGATAATAAAGAGTATTTATTTCATTACTATTGATATGAACATTGCCAGCTTGTCACACAGCTAAATCATCTAGGGACAGCCTGTAGTATGTTGTTTATGACCAACATACTGCTTGACAACTCTGACATACGAACAGCCAAACTGAATAACAGACTCTCTTGTCCTCCAGCGCTAACAATGACAAACTGTAAAGACCATTTCACAAATCACTCTCCGTCCAGTAACTTGTTTTTAATGATCAAAGTTCTGTGTATCATCATTGTATAGCAAATAACAACAAGATCATCACCGACTTGCCAAAGAAGTTTAATTAAAGAATGGAAGACGATTTGTCTTTATCATACAAACTAGGTTCTCTGAGACTTACTCTCCATTTTGATGAAGTAAGAGACGAGTTGAGTCGTTAAAGAGTACGCCAACACTGCCATCATTCAGCTGATAACCCAGTCCGTACTTGTCCGAATAGTCCACCCACTTACTGACCCAGAGAACAGGGATGGCTGCTGGATCCTCTGCTTCGTCTGAAACGAAACAAATGTGACCAAAAATGTGCAAACATGCGGGATAGCGTCGAAACAAAAAGATAAACAGGAGTGACATGGTGAGAATTGACCGAAATAATGAGTGTAGTCAGACCTGacaaggtgggggtggggggtagtaTAACTTTTAATTGTATGTAACAGGCACATTGAAATCATTTGTAAAAACTGCCCTATGTTTCAATGCTGAGTTGAATATGTTGCTGACATTCTTGTGAACTTCAAGTCTGTAGCTCTCAACCACTGGGTTCATTGTAATGCACTGTCCACTAATCTGGCAGGTGGCTGTTGGCCTAGAGATGCTAACTTTTCATCAAATTATACCAATGAAATCTTTCTTTCCTGAGATAAGCATATGACATAAGTTGTCGGGGATACGCCACTCATTTATTTACCTGAAGAACCCTTAATTAATGGGATATGAAGAGGGGTGTGTTTGCTTAGCACCAACGAATCACAGTCAAGCACCACATTAACAAACCAGAATCTacagtttgttttattattctGTCTATTGTCTCAGCCTGTGACATAATTTACATGATTTCATCAAGGGTCAGTGACTAATGTAAATGTGAGGGGACAGGGGTAGTGGGAACAGTCATTTAGACATTGTGGTCCTAAGGGGCATAGATGGGACCATTTAGTTGTCAAACTTATACTTCTGCCCGACTTCTGTTCCCGGCTATTCTGCAAGGAGTATAATTTAAAGTTCGATTTAGGTCCGGGATTTTCTTTCACATCCATGTATGGTTTAAAAGTCCAgtatgacctctgacctcacTCCCTGAAATTAAACTTACCAAATTGCTTGGGATTCTTTTCGCACGGCTTTGAGTCCAGTACCTTGACCAGTTGTTTCATCATCTCTGGCAGATGGCAAAGTGCATCTTGTTCACCTGTGAGAGACAAACATGGCAACAACAGATTCCATTTAAGGTTCTTAGCAGAGAGGGGAATGGTGGGGTGTGGGAAGTTGATTATCTACCACACGGTGCTAGCACCTCCTCCACCCACTAATCCCTCTTCACCCGCTAATCCCCATTCCACCAAGCATATTTGCAAAGTTTTTAACAGTAGCAGTATAAGGAACTTCCCAGCTTCTCGACAAACTGAATAATTTCGAAGGTTGTGAATATGATTTGGTATTATTTTACTGTTAACGTTCATCCAGGGTCTCCCCTGGTATTCAGTTTGTGAGGTGGCCGCAGCTCTGTTCTCTACGACTGCCTCTCAAAATCATTACCAACATCGCCGCCTCACTGTTACAAAGAagaaatttccaaaaatgcacTGATTACAATCCAACTTTATTAACCCCATGCCAACATATGACAATTGAAAAATTGGCTGTGAACAATAACTTACATCTCACTTCAATGCCAGATTTCTCAGGGTTCTACTTGTGTGTTATTTACCTAcagtagtatagtatatatacctGTCTGTGATATCCCTGTAATGCATACAGAACAAATTCCATTGATGTTACTAGCATGCTCAATTATGCactaatgtactgtactatattgtTATCAGTAACATTGTATACATTTgctattaatatttatgataacaTGACATCATAACTATCCTATACTGGTTTACCActcttctaaaaaaaaaaggataaaaacaCACAACTATTTAAAAAGACTTGTTCTCCATACATAACTTGATGAAATTTTACCAAAGAATAACGCCAAGTGCTATTACCGTTGCCTACATGCACCTCTATCTTTTAATTATCAGTATCACCCCTCACCATCTCACTCtccattcctccccccccccccacagcccGACACCTTCCACATCCTCTAACATctcttctttccttttcaaCTTCATTACTAATTAACTTCCATTATTGCACCCCTCAGAGTTTTGTCCACAGTCCTTATTCCCATTTTAACAAGCCTCAGATATTATCTCCACAGTCCTTAATCCCATTATTACCCCCCTCAGAGTTTATCCCCACAGTCCTTAATCCTATTGTTTCACCCCTCAGATATCTCCACAGTCCGTAATCCCTTTATTACACCCCTCAGAATGTATCTCCAGTCCTTTATCCCAGTAAAACACCCCTCTGAGTTTATCTCCACAGTCCTTAATCCCATTATTACACCCATCAGAGTTTATCTCCAGTCCTTAATCCCATTGTTACACCCCTCAAAGATTATCTCCACAGTCCTTAATCCCATTATTACACCCCTCAGAGTTTATCTCCAAAGTCTTTAATCCCATTGTTAATCCATCCAGCCATCTTCCCTTccatctcaccccccccccttttctatTTTTCCACTATTTATCAATCATCCAACTTCTCTGTCCATCCATCTGTCTCTCTAATATCTTTCTTTGTTTCAGTTAATTACCCTTTGAAGAACTTCCTGCTAGGATGGTAACGTTGGGCACTCTTACTAACTTTCtttattaatgatatcattttcatatatgTGTTTACATACCTATACTTTTATTGATATCGTTGATATCTTCATTGATATCCTGCTAGGATGGTAACATCAGGCAGTCTTACTAACTTTCTTTATTAATGATATCActttcatatatatgtgtgtactcACCTATACTTTTATTGATATCGTCGATATCTTCGTTTACGTCCTCCCTGTCCTTCAAATCTTTCTTCTCTACTACCGGAGGGGTTCGTCCATGGAGGGGCTTTCTTGCCAAATCACTGACCGGAGGCGTGTTCTCATCTGAAGGAAGTAAATGTCAGAAATTTCTGAGGGgattgccattttttttttttttaaatgaaaaaatgttttaatgaaaaaataacAACTTTAAAGTAAACATCCAGAAACAATAGagtcaattttcaatttttcatagTCCATTTCTTAT is from Apostichopus japonicus isolate 1M-3 chromosome 16, ASM3797524v1, whole genome shotgun sequence and encodes:
- the LOC139982916 gene encoding serine/threonine-protein kinase PLK1-like isoform X2, coding for MSRRKEDLRVKEVPPIVLDPASKKQYTKGRFLGKGGFAKCYELLDSETNKNYAGKIVSKALLVKPHQKEKMSMEIAIHRTLHHKHIVGFHGFFEDDSNVYVLLELCRRRSLMELHKRRRQVTEAETRYFMQQIIIGVQYMHGKKVIHRDLKLGNLFIDDNMNIKIGDFGLATKEEYDGERKRYTLLVGRPPFETSSLKDTYQRIKRNQYHIPSKISPTARSLITRFLHKNPLERPDVMKLLEDDFFTTGHLPKELPVSCLTTAPRFSSQINRKPLTEVKGHRKDENTPPVSDLARKPLHGRTPPVVEKKDLKDREDVNEDIDDINKSIGEQDALCHLPEMMKQLVKVLDSKPCEKNPKQFDEAEDPAAIPVLWVSKWVDYSDKYGLGYQLNDGSVGVLFNDSTRLLLHQNGENLEYIDREWNESYPMMSSYPESLKKKVTLLTYFRNYMTEHLLKTGATMTPRDSDALARLPFMNSWFRTRSAIVLHLSNGTMQINFFTDHTKIIVCPLMGAVTYIDQNRESRSFRCQLMEQYGCTRDLYSRIKYGRAMVERLIAIKSQPPSSQKQKKIAAPTGGQPKRAESQVEA